The DNA window TTAATGGCGGCTctgccattgttttttttttgggggagttggggggggggggggggatcttGGTTTGGTTTGATTTGGCATTGCGAGAATATTCCACAAATATGTTGAATAATGCTAGGATGtgcaaaaatagaaaacaaaaaaagaaaaaatattgaaagaaatgcATGACTGGCACCTAATTTAGGACTCTAGAATTTTGGGCCAGTAGAATTGAGCTGGGCCATTGCTCCCTTTCCTACCATCTGTCAGTTTGTGGTTAGCCATGAAGGTTAAATGCTTATCAAACATTTCAGATAAAAAAGGTTGGAACAAGTTCACTTTGGTTCCCTTAAAaatgacccgaatctaatctaTGACCCTAAActataaaaccggatatctcgacccccgaactattgaaaccggtgcaatttgactcatTTGGTtgttttggaggacggtttcgctgacgtgacggtgttgacctagtctatatggttgacgtggcgcttaggtggtatttgaattaaaaatgtATACGTGGGACCCGTTTGTAATTCACCACatgccatcctctctctctttcttcttcctcccctcttcctacctcctctcctctccccttcggccggcggcggggagcacgGCCGCGGAAGCAGCAGCCTAGCCGAGATGGGGCGAGGGCAGGGAACCTCGCCGGCAGCCTAGCTGAGGCCCCGGAAGCAGCCGCAGCCGGCAATGGTGGGTGCGGAGATGAGCCCGCAGCGCACGGCGACCTGGTTCTCCtccggttgatgctgccggagCCGTACTCCCAAAACCCTCGCCCCATCTCTGCTTTCCACTCCCCACTGACGATGAGATGTACTCCCAAAACCTTCGCCTTGACGTTTTCACTGTGCCTAGATGCTGGGCCTCCGGCGACGATTCCGGCATGTCTAGTGCATGCAGTGGAGACAGGCCAAATCTGGTCAGAAAAATACTTATCTGAAGATTTGAAACGGTCCATGATTTTCTAGTAACACGATTATATTAATTAAGCAAGCTTGGCAGCATATCATTAGCTCAAGTAACCAAGCAACACCAGGCATATAATGGAGTAGTCAAAAGAGATGCTGCAAAGTttagagaatatatatatgcaaatccATGGACCTGAAGCTATCGATTGGTAATGTGACCAAAATTCAGAAACTGGTTAGACTGAACTGCAAGCAAAGGCGTCCAGCACAGTGGTGGAGCATGGActgaacgagagagagaggtgacGTCCACTGGTTTGGGTTGGGGGAGGTGGCGGACCGGCAGCGCGACGGCGGTGCCGAGGGGTGACCAAGCTTCaggaggctggcggcggcgtacggcgcACCACAGCGTGCCTTGCCCGAGGCGCCGCGACGGCGCTCGCTCGACGCTCCTGGAATCGATTGGATTGTCGGTCGGTCGATTTGGGCTAAGCCACACCGCGCTCCCGCACTTGgaggctgccgccgctccggccctctcccgctcgccgccgctgccactcaAGCACCCATcgtcctgcccgccgccgccaaggccgAAGGGGAAGGGGTaaataaaagagagaaataagggggagagagggaggaggaagaagggtgagagagagagaggggatgacacgtgggtcctatatatatttttttaattctaatgccacgtaagcgtcatcTGGATGAAGAATAGGTCAACATCATcacgtcagcgccacatcagcaaGACCGCCCTCTAAAACcactaagggagtcaaattgcattggtttcaatagttgagggagtcgtcctatccgattttgtggttgagggtCATAGATTAAATTCCGGACAcctttaagggagtcaaagtggacttattccaaaaGGGTTCTAGCTAGCAACTCACTCCATATACAAATTTGGCCAGTGAATGAATTTGGCCTGCACTTACCCAACTACGAATTCAGCCCAGTTACGGCTACAAATGAACTTGGCCCACCTATGTCCATCGAACGAATTTGGCCCACTTTATGGCTAAAATGAATTTATCCAGGCCCACCTTTTTCTGACACCAAAATCGGTCTAGAATGAATTCAGCCCATCTAGTTAGTGAACATTTCAGATATAAATCAGGTGTGCTAAGATATCGGCCTAATCAAGAAGACCAGTTCTCTGCCCATTAATTATGGCAGGATTTTGTTCTAAGGTTatcgattctttttttttttttaaaacataaggTTATCGATTCAAACTCAGAACAACTATGAGAGAGGCCGAgagggtttttttaaaaaaagctttGGCATCATACTCCCTATAGTAATTTAGAAAAGATTGTCGTTTTGGACTTCTCAAAGCCTGCAAAGACATAACTTTAACCGCTAAATTGGTATGCAAGTTACACACGCATAATATAATGAAAgtgttgtttaattaattaacaaactTGGTTACatcaaatttttatatgtcCAGAAGACCAGAACCTACATACTAAACAATAATTATAGGTCACATTTAGACTCCTAAggtttaaaattaaaaatcctttttaactCGAGGAAAATAATCAAATTAGTGTTTCAAGCTTTATTCGGGGGCCACTTAATTTGATCCCtttataggctctctacaagagattcatgtaaatatattttcctacttagaaggtattaaatgaagagatagaGCAAAACTATCTATTAACTTAGAGATaatctatagagaaaaacgaggcaatgtatgagagagctatagataccaatgtagacatactattaaggtggtttactattaatcgagtctattgctgagatgtacatgttttatagagagcatcttactttaccattgcagGTGCTCTAAGTTCACCTTTTGATTTAAAATGATCGTTAGACACTTTTTTTTCCCACATAGCACGAATCTCAGAGCTCATCAGATGCTGTAAAAGTTTACAGAtttctaccaaaaaaaaaatgtcataagTTATTTAGCAGCACCCCGTACCCCAACACAAAAAAATCACGTATAGACATAAGCATGAATACTCTTATATTTATCAAGTATACCATTTACTTGGCACTATTGACTTTTAATATTAACTTTACtcctaataatttttaaatggtCAGAAtacaaattttaataatacaatatatttctaggtatttattaaaaaaaggtcACGCCACATAATTTGGCAAACGGAGCAGTATTTTGCATAAGCAGCCCTCTAAATTTAGTTTATAGGCCTTAGCTGTTAAtaacattattatatattaaattaaacAGAAAATATCCATAGAAATATAGGGCAAACCAGAATCAACCTTTGTGACGATAGAACAAAAAGGGATATAATATATATTCTGGAGAAGagaaatactccatccatttcagattataagtagttttgattttggtcaaagtcaaactatttcaaatttaatcaaatttaatcaagtttgtagaaaaaagtggtaacatttttaactaaagacaaatatattataaaaatatatatttaattattaatttaatgaaacCAGTTTGATGTTGTAAATATTGCTACATTTATCTGCAAACTTAGTTAAtattaaagtagtttgactttgatcaaaatcaagaCGACTTGTAATCCGAAACGGAGCGAGTATGAAATATCTAGTCAAAGTAGGCATGCAGAGCTCATGCATGTGCACATGCTAACTAGTTGCAATATACATATCATGTGGATACGTAAGACATGTCGTTTTCGTATTGGCAAATTTAAATGATGACGAGAACATGCATGCTTTCATATCCGCCGTGAATAATACatctatatttgcataaaaaaatgtGATAAAGGAAAAGAAGTCGTCCAAGACGTTGACGGTGACCATAAAAACAAGAgcgagaagaaaaaacaattaattacaCATAAATACATAGCAAGAGACATTAATATTTAGGGGCATTTAATTGTACATAAAAGCAAATACGTACTATATCATCTTGTATGTGTCGGTTTATCTAAACATGATATATAGGAGTATGAGGTATTTTTCTACCAACCTAACAACACCAAATACATAATACCTCAAATtgtatttacaaagtgcaactaTATCACTCCTCTCTCAACtttcaaaatcaaatcaaatcaaatcctaATTTTCTCTCAAAAGGATACCAATAGCATCAACCTCTCATTTGTATTTATACCCCCATGTGGCTACATGAAGCCACAAAGCAAACATCAATAAGTACTCCTAATCTCTCGAGGAAACTCACACCCGTACAAGTATCAAACTGACCACtttacaaatttaaattctaatctttttaaatttggactcctaaatttaactccgtTTCTCATACATACATAATCCCTCTTGTACGCTATATGGAATCTTCACAACTACGTGCATTGTGTTTTAGCCTTTTGCATAATCTCTTTGATCATCCGGATATCAACTTCTCCATAGTTGACTTTGGATCGATCACTGGTAATACTTTCTCTAGGCCTAAGCAACACGTACACATGAACAAACAAATAAATCATATTCGaccacaagtttttttttcaacttgacTCAACGCTAGCACACAACAACATATCATACATTTAGAAATCATCTAGAAGTTATAAACATGAAGCAATCATCGTAAAATCTAAAAACACCTTGAAAGTGACTCCAAATAGGAGTATGCCGGTCGGACCGTCAGGTAAGCTAGTTAGACTGCCGCCATACCTATGATCTAACCGCCCTCATGTATTGAACAATACTCACTTCGTCCAATAAATAACTTTCTCATCAAAACCAATATAATCAATTCATATGCCAATCATTcataataaaaacaataaacATTGATTTAACACAATTATTATATTGCTCAGGTAATTAAATTAAACTAGATAATGGCTCTCGACTGGCGGATGTTTGTATCGGtaaaattttaaatcaaaattttgtaaaattaatgATCATAGAATTACGttagatcaatttttttagaaaaaataatcataGGCTGTAAACGTTGAGAAGATCAAGGTTTAAAAGTACACGCGAACTATCGTGAATTttcaaaatagttttttttcgtCATATGtgtcttttaaaattttttacttACAATAAGACGTGTATATAAAGAAAAATGGATACATATTATTAGGGCTAATTTAAATAATAAGTTGTTTCAATTAGCTCAGGAGGGAATTAAAATGAAAAGGAAGTACTTTCAGAGGCAAGTTCGTCTCCAATGAAATTATTAGAAGGAGTACAAAAAAATTGTTGGACTGTAATTGTGACTAATTATCGAGCATTACTTTTAGTACCTGTTTGAATTTTCAAGGTGTTCTAATATATGGCTACTTAATTGTGTCTCGTGGGTGCTatatttttggcaaaatttactATAGGACACCGAAAAATTGCGGTCTTTGCTGTGAAACACTCGAAGATCGTGTGTTTGTACGTGGACACttaaaaaagtggtaattagctactggatactcctcccattattttattatttctagtcaaaatggagagagaaagagttgtataagtaccaaaatgcccctgttgtctcttcttttcttttccccttcttcttcctcgttcTTGCTTTTGAGCCGAGCAAAGGCGTGACGTGTGCGGCCAACGCCGCCGGCCCGAGCCGGGACGGCTCAGCCACGgtggggcggtggtggcggcgcatTGCCGGGGCtcaccgccgacggcgacgacacaTGGCGGCATCCCGGCGCACAACGCACGACGTGGCGATGCACGGTGGCACCAAGCTCTCGGGGAGCTTGGCAGCGGCGCAATGGCGACTGGTCCGGCAGGGatacggcggcgatggcgagtgCCTCAAATCGAGGAGGCCGTCTCCTTCAGCGAGGCGCAggacctcgtcgtcggccgcttCTTTGATCCCATAGAGGTCAAGAAGTGGCTCAACGTCGGCACTGAGCACCGCCTGTGGAAGGCCATCGCCGACGTCCACGCCTTCGCCATGGACATCGTCCGTGCCCAGCGCCAGAGCTCGTCCGTGCAAGACAGAGACGACCTCCTGTCGAGGTTCGTGGCGAGTGACGAGCACAATGACGAGGTCCTCCGTGACATCGTCCTCAGCTTCCTCATCGCCGGCCGCGAGACGACGTCGTCGGGGCTGAGCTGGTTCTTTTGGCTCTTGTCGTCTCAGCCGGACGTCATGGCGTGCATCACCGACGAGGTCCGCGCGGTGAGGAAGGCGACCGGCACATGCCCCGACGAGCCGTTCGGGTTCGACGCGCTCCGGGAGGCGTCAGGCGTGCGCGGCGGACGACACGCTCCCCGACGGCACGCTCGTCCACGCCGACTGGTCCGTGACGTACAACGCGTATGCCATGGGG is part of the Oryza glaberrima chromosome 4, OglaRS2, whole genome shotgun sequence genome and encodes:
- the LOC127770169 gene encoding cytochrome P450 CYP94D108-like; amino-acid sequence: MATGPAGIRRRWRVPQIEEAVSFSEAQDLVVGRFFDPIEVKKWLNVGTEHRLWKAIADVHAFAMDIVRAQRQSSSVQDRDDLLSRFVASDEHNDEVLRDIVLSFLIAGRETTSSGLSWFFWLLSSQPDVMACITDEVRAVRKATGTCPDEPFGFDALREASGLAAVWGEDCLEYRPERWLSEDGVFQPANPRKRY